A single window of Anser cygnoides isolate HZ-2024a breed goose chromosome 12, Taihu_goose_T2T_genome, whole genome shotgun sequence DNA harbors:
- the LOC125183935 gene encoding sterile alpha motif domain-containing protein 1-like isoform X1, with amino-acid sequence MPRRRRRRRWRRRRRRRRRRRRHREEDSPAAAAGRREGKFDKSPRRKEEGKPPEEESARLQPALSTRCLRRWKRRRQQAKLEGKRDDGAVTHTTPHAGTAARARRGDPPGPCPPLSPPPPAAPLRSCPPARRGQAPPGAPGQPLPLPLQPPPRSAPLSGTAPAPRRLPPGWRRPRSPPAPGCRRPRSAR; translated from the exons atgccgaggaggaggaggaggaggaggtggaggaggaggaggcggcggcggcggcggaggaggcggcACAGAGAAGAggacagccctgctgctgctgctggcagaagaGAGGGGAAGTTTGACAAATCGCCccggaggaaggaggaggggaagccCCCCGAAGAG GAGTCGGCGCGGCTCCAGCCTGCGCTCTCCACTCGCTGTCTCCGGCGCTGGAAGCGGCGGCGGCAACAGGCGAAGCTTGAAGGGAAACGAGACGATGGCGCTGTCACTCACACTACCCCACACGCGGGCACCGCCGCCCGGGCACGGCGGGgagacccccccggcccctgcccgcccctcagcccgcccccgcccgccgctcCCCTCAGAAGTTGCCCGCCGGCGAGGAGGGGCCAGGCCCCGCCGGGcgcccccgggcagccccttcctcttcccctccagccGCCCCCTCGCTCCGCTCCCCTCAGCGGGACCGCCCCGGCCCCTCGGAGGCTCCCACCTGGCTggcgccggccccgctccccgccggcccccgggtgccgccggccccgctccgcccggtGA
- the LOC125183935 gene encoding uncharacterized protein isoform X2, whose product MPRRRRRRRWRRRRRRRRRRRRHREEDSPAAAAGRREGKFDKSPRRKEEGKPPEEEEKSIELSIRRITARTADLFTCISFFGGSRSVSESQNP is encoded by the exons atgccgaggaggaggaggaggaggaggtggaggaggaggaggcggcggcggcggcggaggaggcggcACAGAGAAGAggacagccctgctgctgctgctggcagaagaGAGGGGAAGTTTGACAAATCGCCccggaggaaggaggaggggaagccCCCCGAAGAG gaagaaaaatctattgAACTTTCTATCAGACGGATTACAGCACGAACTGCGGACCTCTTCACGTGCATCAGCTTCTTTGGGGGCTCGCGGTCTGTTTCGGAGAGCCAGAACCCGTAA